The sequence TCACTCCATTAGTTGATTTAATCACCGTTCCTTCATCGTCATTGTATCAAAGATTTAGGAATGGCAATGTTGTCCTTTTACATCATGGCATTAAAAAAGAACTCTTTTCTAAAGAGAATTTAAAACCCTTGGTTTACGATAATTACCAAAAAAATTTTGTTTTCATTGGAATAGCACATGTTGACCAGAGTTTCTTAAAAACGGCTGGAGAAGAGTTTCCGAAATATGGATTTCATGTCATCGGCCCACTCTCTCTCAATGAAATGCCAAAAAACGTCATATCCTATGGAGAACTTCCTCATCTTGATACTATTCCATATTTGGTTCACGCTGATGTTGGTCTCCATATCCTCAGGACATCTGTTGGACTAGACACCTACTCCGATAGTTTGAAAGTAATTCAATATACCTGGTGCAAACTTCCAATTATTGCACCTGATGGAATTCCCTCAAACAGGAAACATTTTATCAGGTATTCATATGATGACAAAAAATCGATCTGTGATGCAGTAGAGAAAGCTGCCGCGTTTGAACGAGATACAATTGATACCTCTGATGTTCGTGATTGGGATGAGTTTACAGATGTGATTCTAAATGAAGTTTCATTATAGGATAGCACGTAAAATAAATAGGGAATTCATAAAAAAATGACACAATATGGTAAAAATGTTATCGGAAATGACTTGCGAATCTTTGATCCGGTGATACTTGGTTTTCCTCCACGTTATCATTTGAATAAAGAATCATATGATGGTTGTTCAATTGGATCACATGGAATACTAAGACCTGGAACAACAATTTATGCGGATGTAAAAATCGGTGATCATTTTTCATCAGGTCATAATGTGTTGATTAGAGAAAATACAGTTATTGGAAATCATGTCTCCCTGGGGACAAATGTAATCATTGAAGGTAATTGTTCAATCGGTGATTATGTGAATCTTCAGAGTCTGGTTTATATTCCAACAAATACGAAAATTGGTTCTCATGTATTTATCGGTCCGAATTCAGTGCTGACAAATGACAAATATCCACCAAATGGAGGTTCAGATTTATTTGGTCCGATATTAGAAGATTATGTTTCAATTGGTGCAAATACAACCATCCTTCCAGGAATAACAATAGGAAAGGGTTCACTTATTGCTGCAGGTTCTGTTGTAACAAAAGATGTTCCACCTGGCACCCTTGCCATAGGTTCTCCTGCACGTATAAGAACACTACCCGAAGGAGCTGAACGAAAATGATTCCAATTGCTCACCCCGTTTTTGATGATAATGAGATTGACGCTGTATCTGCAGTCATTCGTTCAGGTGTGATTGCAAGTGGTGAGCAAGTTCTCTCCTTTGAAAAAGAATTTGCTCAGTATTGTAGTACCTTAGATGCAATCGCCACTAATAATGGAACTACTGCACTTCATACTGGATTACTTGCATGTGGAATTCATCAGGGAGATGAAGTAATCGTACCTTCATTTACCTTTTTTGCCACCGCATCTTCTGTAAGTATGTGTGGTGCAAAACCCATTATGGTTGATGTATGTGAAGAATCCTTCGAAATTAATCCTGATGCGATTGTTGAATCAGTTACATCAAAAACAAAGGCGATTATCGGGGTACATCTATTCGGTCAACCATGTAATATTGCAGCGATCCTTGATGTTTGTGAGGATCATAATCTAATATTTATTGAAGATTGTGCACAGGCACATGGGGCGCAATATCATGGAAAAAAGGTTGGCTCATTCGGTGCTATTGGATGTTTTTCGTTTTATCCTACAAAAAATATGACAACCGGTGAAGGTGGGATGATTACGACCAATGACGTGTCTATTGCAGAACGTTGCCGTAGATTAATAAACCATGGTCAGGAAAAAAAATATCTCCATACTGAAATTGGATATAATTACAGATTAACAGATATCGGAGCTGCAATAGGGCGGGTGCAACTTCGGAAACTGGATGTTATGAATCAAAAAAGGAATAATAATGCGTCATTTTTTTCAAGAAATATTCACCATCCGGATATCACTTTGCCCACAATTCAAGAAGGATGCAGCCATGTATTTCATCAGTACGTAATCAGAGTACGTGATAACAAGCGTGATGACCTGGTTTCATGGTTGTCAGAACATGGAGTCGGAACCGCTGTTCATTATCCCATTCCGGTGAATGAACAACCTGTTTATTCAGGTTCTCAAAATCCTCCGTGTCCCGTTTCTTCTAAATTGGCTAAAGAGGTTCTTAGCCTTCCGGTGTATCCGGATTTATCTGAAATGGAATTATCTCATATCTGTGATTCAATTAACCGGTGGTCCTGATGGATGTGGGAGTTATCGGGACCGGTATGATGGGACAAAACCATGTCCGTGTTTATTCTCAATTAAAGGAAGTCGATTCTGTTGTTATTTATGATGTAAATAATGAGCAGGCTAGAAAGGTGGCCTCCCTGAATAATGTGGAAGTAGCAGATTCTTATAGTGATTTATTTCATCGTGTTGAAGCGGTAAGTCTTTGTGTTCCAACGCAATTTCACTTTAATACTGCCCTAGAGGTTATTAAAGCTGGGGTTAATGTGCTTATCGAAAAACCAATCTGTCTCTCTTCTGATGAAGGAAAACAACTGGTACAAAATATTCCTGATGATCTCATCGTAGGAGTTGGTCATATTGAACGGTTTAATCCTATTGTGAATGAAATCAGTCAGATCATTTCAGAACCTCTCTATATAGAATTTAAACGCCATAATCCTACTTCATCCCGAATTACCGGAAGTTCAGTTGTTGAAGATCTTATGATCCATGATATTGACATTATGCTCCATGCACTTGGTTGTTCAGATGTGAATGTTCAGGCAAAAGGGAATGAAGATGTTGCAGCTGCTTTATGCTCAAGTAAAAATACATTGATTTATCTGTCTGCCAGCAGGAAATCTTCTAAAAAAATCCGTATGATTCATATCGAGCAGGAAGATATGACAATTCAGGGGGATTTCATGTCGCAGGAGATCTATATTCATCGGAAACCTGGTCAGTATAAAGTCGACAGGGATCGGTATGTTCAGGAGAATATTGTTGAAAAAGTGCTGGTGGCAAAACAGGAACCTCTCCGGTCCGAATTATCCAGTTTCTTGAAATCAGTTAAAACAAATAAACCATTTTCTATAACAACCAACGAAGCAATTCAGAATCTTGAATTATGTGAACAGATTAGAGGAATGTTCTAAATGGGTAGGGTATTAGCAGATCTTTTTAAGAAAAGAGGACCTATCAGGACTATCGGTGTTATTGGGATGGGATATGTAGGTATCCCGGCTGGAGCACTTTTTGCCAAATCTTTCGAGAAGGTTTATGGTTTTCAGCGTGATTCATCAAGCTCAGGATATAAAATAAACCTACTTAATGCTGGGAAAAATCCTCTGAAGGGTGAAGAACCAGGGCTTGATGAACTATTAAATGAAGTTGTCCAAAAGAAAAAGTTCGAATGTACATCTGATTTTTCTAAAATTTCACACTGTGATGCAGTTACGATAGCGATACAGACTCCCTTTTTAAATCCTACAGATTTAATACCTGATTTCTCTGCTCTTGAAGAAGGAGTTCGCCAGGCAGGCAGGTATCTGTCAGAAGGTTCGTTAATAGTTCTTGAATCAACAATCACGCCTGGTACTACTGCAAACTGGGCGAGAAAGATATTGGAGGAAGAATCAGGCCTTGTCGCAGGCAGGGATTTTGGTCTTGCTCATGCTCCTGAAAGGGTTATGGTTGGCAGGCTGCTTCGGAATATTCAGGAACATGACCGAATAGTCGGGGGGATAGATGATGCTAGTACAAACCGGGCAATGGAGCTCTATGGTCCGGTTCTCACCTCCGGAAAACTCATTCCAATGACTGCTACTGCAGCTGAAGTAACAAAAACTGCAGAAAATACCTTCCGTGATTTACAAATTGCAGCAGCAAATCAGTTGGCTCTTTATTGTGAGGCAATTGGTATTAATTTTTATGATGTCCGAAAAGGCATTGACTCGTTAAAAGGTGAAGGGATTACTCGTGCAATCCTCTGGCCGGGTGCAGGTGTTGGCGGACATTGTCTGACAAAAGACACGTATCATCTGGAACGGGGAGTTAAAATCTCTGATGAGCAGTCGGTGGACTTTCCTGACGGGATTGAATCCCTCTATGTGACTGCCCGTCACATCAATGATTTTATGCCAATGCATATGGTTCATCTCCTGAAAAAGGGGCTGAATCGTTCAGGTAAGAAGATTAAAGGGGCCAGGGTAGCCCTTCTGGGATGGTCATTTCTTGCGAATACCGATGATGCAAGAAATACTCCATCAGAATCCTTTTACCAGTTATGCATTGAGGAAGGTGCTGATATCCGGGTGCATGATCCCTGGGTTACCAATTGGCCCGGGATTGATTTAAGTCAGGATTTGGAATCAGTTTTATCCGGTGTTGATGCTGTAGTGATTTTTACCGGACACCGGATGTATTATCAGTTGGATTCCCATAAAGTCCTGGAATTATCCGGTTCATCCCGATGTGTAATTATTGATGGAAGAAATGTCATTGATCCTGATGTTTTTATCCAGAATGGGTTCATCTACTTGGGTATAGGGAGAGGGGATAAGAATTCCCATCCCATTTAACCGGTGCATATAATGACTATTATCCTGTCAATTGTTGGTGCATGACCACAGTTAATTTTGTGTGCTCCCTTGTCAAAAAAAATCATAGAATGGTGAATAGTGATGAAGGTTCACAGTAGATATTATTGCATAAAAAATAAGAATTTTCATCATTACGAGATGTTCTAAAAAAAATGAATATAATTATTTTAGATGTTCATCATCCTGGAGATGGTAGGATAAACCGTCATATGAAACATGTCCTGTATGAAGGACATGATGTGTATCATTTGCATATTAATAGATATTATTCTTCATTGAAATCAGGAAAATTTTCTCATAATGGTGAAAATGGATTTAGACTCAATATCGGTAATTTTTCAGACCATATTATTAATCGACTTTTTGTACTAATTATTTTGGTATTTCCAATATTGGGAACACTAGTTTTGTCTAATTTACGTAAATTAAATTTTGATGACTCAATTAAAACAATTATCCATATACACGATTATGAATTGCTATTTACTGGAATATTCTTACGGTTCGCTCTATATCCCGTATCAGCCCTTGTATATGATCGTCATGAATTATTCGAGATGAATAAAAAAAATCAAAAATTATTCGATAAAATTCCAAGGATTTTTGAGATTATTTCTCTTCGGTGGATAGATGGATTGGTTGGAGTGTCTGATGAACATTTAATTTCCTTAAAAAAAAGGTTCAGAAAATCGATTGTTACTATTGTTCCTAATTATCCAGATATTGATAATTACGATTCTAAAATAATAGATGGAAAAATATCTAAATTAGAAAAAGAGTCATTTTCATTAATTTATTTTGGTTCTCTTGATGTTTCATTGGATAGAGATATTTATCTTTTGTTGGAGGTTATGGATTCGGTTCTCGCTGATTTTCCTTTATCAGAGGCCTACATTGGAGGATTAACTTCTGATGACGAATTAATATCTCGTTTTTCTTATCTTCAAAAAAAACACAGGGGAAGGTTTTTTTACTTAGGGCATATTGCACATCATGATGTTTTGGAGTATACATCTCATGCACATCTTGGATTTCTTTTTATGAAAACTGATTATTGGGTAACAGTATCAGCGAATAAAATTTATGAATATTTACGATATGGAGTTATTCCAATAATCAGGGCAGATGTCGAGAATCAAGATAAAATCGTTGAATGTTCTCTCCTTTTTTCTAAAAATGATAAAAAAGAGGAAATTATTTCTTCAATAATTGGTTTATTAGGTGATAAACCAAGACTAGAAACTATGATTTTAAAGTCCCTTCATACTGGAGAATCATTCTCATTTAAATATATTAAGTCGAGATATGATAAATTATATGAAAAAGTAGGACAATATGACGAATATATCCATAAAAATTTGAATTAAATGAGTAATATTAAAATCTTAATAGTACCTTCCTGGTATCCCACTAAAAGTAATCCACTTCCTGGAACTTTTTTCAGAGAACAAGCTTTGGAATTGAGTAAAAAAGTAAATGTCGCGGTTCTATTTATCCAGGAGCCGATAAGAATTATTGAGTTTTCTAAATTATTTCAAAAAAAAATCCATTTTTTTTATGATAATTCAATTTTCACAGTAAATTATGGGTATATAAATTGGTTTCCTTATTGCGAATTTCTAAAAATATTTTTATATCGTAGAGCAGTAATAAAAGGTTACTCAATAATAAAAGAGGAATTTGGCAAACCTGATGTAATACATGCACAATCAATTATTATGGGAGGATTTGGTGCAATAATTATCAACGATCAGGAACACATACCCGTCATTGTAACTGAACATTCTAGTATTTTTAATGATTTATTTAATTCTATACGAAAAAAAATTGCATATAATGTTTTAAAAAGGGCAGATTACTTTACGGCAGTTAGTAATTCCCTATGCAATTTGGTTAAATGTAAAGGGCGAAACCAATGTACGGTTATTCCCAATTTTATCAATGAAGATAAATTGTGTTTTTTTCTTGAAAAAATGTCGAATAATTCTATTTTTCATCTGTTAAACGTTTCCCGATTAGTTCCGATTAAGGGTATAGATATTTTAATTCGAGCGATGGAAATAGTCGTAAAGGAGAAAAAAATACTGAATTGCCATCTGGATATTATTGGAGATGGACCTGAAAAGGAAAAATATTTGTCAATAGTAAAAAAATTATCATTAGAAAATTATTGTACTTTTCATGGTGAAAAAATAACTGAAGAACTTTCTCAATTTTATCATCAAACAAATGCATTAGTTATCTCGAGTAGATCAGAAACCTTCGGCATTGTTGGAATTGAAGCAATGTCGTTAGGGAAACCGATAATCTCAACACGTTGTGGAGGACCGGAAGAATATGTCACACCTGATGTTGGATACCTTGTTGAGAATGAAAATCCTGAAAATCTTGCCGAAGGAATAATATACGTCATGAATAATTATCAAAAATATTCACCACAAAAAATTAGGGAAACATTTCTTAGTAATTATTCTTCAGATGTAGTAATTGAAAAATGGATCAAGGTTTATACTGATCTAATGATCAAAAAATAATGAACAAATATCTGATAAAATATCAATTAAAATCGGAATAGGAGAAAACATAAATAATACCTGAAATAGGAAAATAAGCAAAGTTTATCTTCAAAGAATTTATTGTTGGTATACTAAAGTGTATGAATTAGGTAAATATGCACTAACTGTAATTGATAAATCTCCATTATAATTCCAAATAACTGGTATTCATAATATGACAAAAAGACTTAAGGTATTATTTTTAACAATTTGGTATCCTGATAGTAA comes from Methanospirillum hungatei and encodes:
- a CDS encoding N-acetyltransferase, whose amino-acid sequence is MTQYGKNVIGNDLRIFDPVILGFPPRYHLNKESYDGCSIGSHGILRPGTTIYADVKIGDHFSSGHNVLIRENTVIGNHVSLGTNVIIEGNCSIGDYVNLQSLVYIPTNTKIGSHVFIGPNSVLTNDKYPPNGGSDLFGPILEDYVSIGANTTILPGITIGKGSLIAAGSVVTKDVPPGTLAIGSPARIRTLPEGAERK
- a CDS encoding DegT/DnrJ/EryC1/StrS family aminotransferase encodes the protein MIPIAHPVFDDNEIDAVSAVIRSGVIASGEQVLSFEKEFAQYCSTLDAIATNNGTTALHTGLLACGIHQGDEVIVPSFTFFATASSVSMCGAKPIMVDVCEESFEINPDAIVESVTSKTKAIIGVHLFGQPCNIAAILDVCEDHNLIFIEDCAQAHGAQYHGKKVGSFGAIGCFSFYPTKNMTTGEGGMITTNDVSIAERCRRLINHGQEKKYLHTEIGYNYRLTDIGAAIGRVQLRKLDVMNQKRNNNASFFSRNIHHPDITLPTIQEGCSHVFHQYVIRVRDNKRDDLVSWLSEHGVGTAVHYPIPVNEQPVYSGSQNPPCPVSSKLAKEVLSLPVYPDLSEMELSHICDSINRWS
- a CDS encoding Gfo/Idh/MocA family protein, encoding MDVGVIGTGMMGQNHVRVYSQLKEVDSVVIYDVNNEQARKVASLNNVEVADSYSDLFHRVEAVSLCVPTQFHFNTALEVIKAGVNVLIEKPICLSSDEGKQLVQNIPDDLIVGVGHIERFNPIVNEISQIISEPLYIEFKRHNPTSSRITGSSVVEDLMIHDIDIMLHALGCSDVNVQAKGNEDVAAALCSSKNTLIYLSASRKSSKKIRMIHIEQEDMTIQGDFMSQEIYIHRKPGQYKVDRDRYVQENIVEKVLVAKQEPLRSELSSFLKSVKTNKPFSITTNEAIQNLELCEQIRGMF
- a CDS encoding nucleotide sugar dehydrogenase, which produces MGRVLADLFKKRGPIRTIGVIGMGYVGIPAGALFAKSFEKVYGFQRDSSSSGYKINLLNAGKNPLKGEEPGLDELLNEVVQKKKFECTSDFSKISHCDAVTIAIQTPFLNPTDLIPDFSALEEGVRQAGRYLSEGSLIVLESTITPGTTANWARKILEEESGLVAGRDFGLAHAPERVMVGRLLRNIQEHDRIVGGIDDASTNRAMELYGPVLTSGKLIPMTATAAEVTKTAENTFRDLQIAAANQLALYCEAIGINFYDVRKGIDSLKGEGITRAILWPGAGVGGHCLTKDTYHLERGVKISDEQSVDFPDGIESLYVTARHINDFMPMHMVHLLKKGLNRSGKKIKGARVALLGWSFLANTDDARNTPSESFYQLCIEEGADIRVHDPWVTNWPGIDLSQDLESVLSGVDAVVIFTGHRMYYQLDSHKVLELSGSSRCVIIDGRNVIDPDVFIQNGFIYLGIGRGDKNSHPI
- a CDS encoding glycosyltransferase; protein product: MSNIKILIVPSWYPTKSNPLPGTFFREQALELSKKVNVAVLFIQEPIRIIEFSKLFQKKIHFFYDNSIFTVNYGYINWFPYCEFLKIFLYRRAVIKGYSIIKEEFGKPDVIHAQSIIMGGFGAIIINDQEHIPVIVTEHSSIFNDLFNSIRKKIAYNVLKRADYFTAVSNSLCNLVKCKGRNQCTVIPNFINEDKLCFFLEKMSNNSIFHLLNVSRLVPIKGIDILIRAMEIVVKEKKILNCHLDIIGDGPEKEKYLSIVKKLSLENYCTFHGEKITEELSQFYHQTNALVISSRSETFGIVGIEAMSLGKPIISTRCGGPEEYVTPDVGYLVENENPENLAEGIIYVMNNYQKYSPQKIRETFLSNYSSDVVIEKWIKVYTDLMIKK